A region of Lycium barbarum isolate Lr01 chromosome 1, ASM1917538v2, whole genome shotgun sequence DNA encodes the following proteins:
- the LOC132617397 gene encoding uncharacterized protein LOC132617397, which produces MEALKHFSATTSLVANLEKSNIFLAGMDDDTKASILASTGFSIGALPIRYLGLPLSFKKWNKVDCHQLVDKITKIITNGYSRQLSYAGWLQIINAVLFSIYNFWGAVFILPQSVLKEVDKKCREFLWGCQEGQRKVSLVAWDNVCVPKKYGGLNIKSCRIWNIVAVGKLLWQLANKEDILWVKWVHEIYMKTTDNIWEHSPPQICSWYWRKLNSLKEVMMYWYQNDIYTLNPTGLYSMTNSYHAMLGTLHRLPEAELIWSSVMMPRHRVLVWLAYQDRLLTKKRLQRLNIPIENINCCLCEEGVAETH; this is translated from the coding sequence ATGGAAGCTCTAAAACATTTTAGTGCAACCACTAGCCTAGTTGCAAACCTGGAGAAATCAAACATATTTCTAGCCGGAATGGATGATGACACTAAGGCAAGTATATTGGCAAGTACTGGTTTCTCAATAGGTGCACTACCTATAAGATACCTAGGACTACCATTATCCTTTAAGAAGTGGAATAAAGTTGATTGTCATCAACTGGTGGATAAGATCACTAAAATAATAACAAATGGCTACTCAAGGCAGCTTTCGTACGCGGGGTGGCTGCAGATTATCAATGCTGTCCTGTTCTCAATTTATAATTTTTGGGGTGCTGTTTTCATCCTTCCACAAAGTGTACTGAAAGAAGTAGATAAGAAGTGTAGAGAATTCTTGTGGGGGTGTCAGGAGGGACAGAGGAAGGTGTCCTTGGTTGCGTGGGATAATGTATGCGTACCAAAAAAGTATGGGGGATTAAATATTAAAAGTTGTAGGATTTGGAACATAGTAGCGGTTGGCAAGTTGCTATGGCAACTGGCAAATAAAGAAGACATTCTATGGGTCAAGTGGGTCCATGAGATTTATATGAAGACAACTGATAACATTTGGGAACATTCTCCACCTCAAATTTGTAGCTGGTATTGGAGGAAGCTAAACTCTCTAAAGGAAGTGATGATGTATTGGTATCAGAATGATATATATACGCTGAATCCAACTGGTTTGTACTCTATGACTAATAGTTATCACGCGATGCTGGGCACACTACATAGACTTCCTGAAGCTGAACTAATTTGGAGTTCAGTAATGATGCCTCGGCATAGGGTGCTGGTTTGGTTAGCTTATCAAGATAGACTACTCACCAAGAAGAGATTACAAAGGCTGAACATTCCTATTGAAAATATTAATTGTTGCTTATGTGAGGAAGGAGTAGCTGAAACACACTAG
- the LOC132603782 gene encoding E3 ubiquitin-protein ligase RHF2A-like: protein MEEGNMMSEDILTSAVAFVEGGIQDACDDSCSICLEEFSDSDPSTVTGCKHEFHLQCILEWCQRSSQCPMCWQPLSLKDPNSQELLDAVEHERNIRMNPPRNTTIFHHPTLGDFELQHLPVSATDSELEERIIQHLAAAASMGRSRHLVRREGQRVRSSAQGRPHFLVFSTNPNAAPPPPAAAAAASSSTQRSGGEPTPEVSVSGQDSPIIAVGEGSGQLLTQPSSFQADDSASGSGSNAAANQLGASPNNRRIPSQSSPNNQDRAGPSDFQSFSESIKSRLNAMSMRCKESLTKSSRGWKEKFFSRNSSTSDNVPESRNEVSAGAAPVSNMMEHPETTDSRTSSGVAPVSHMMEHLETTDSRTSSAESNALGGNLPVGHAEQHIPETDDTHSLNEDDRQAPCAASSGSN from the exons ATGGAGGAAGGCAACATGATGTCTGAGGATATTTTGACTTCGGCAGTGGCATTTGTGGAAGGTGGAATTCAGGATGCTTGCGATGATTCTTGCAGCATATGCCTTGAAGAATTTTCTGATAGTGATCCTTCTACA GTGACAGGCTGCAAGCACGAGTTCCATCTTCAATGCATTCTTGAATG GTGTCAGAGAAGCTCGCAGTGCCCCATGTGTTGGCAGCCTCTCAGCCTGAAAGACCCTAACAG CCAGGAATTGTTGGATGCAGTAGAGCACGAGAGGAACATCAGGATGAATCCTCCAAGAAACACCACAATCTTTCACCATCCAACTTTAGGAGATTTTGAATTGCAGCAT TTACCTGTAAGTGCAACTGATTCTGAGCTTGAAGAGCGTATCATTCAGCACTTAGCTGCTGCTGCTTCCATGGGAAGGTCACGCCACCTTGTTAGGAGGGAAGGTCAGCGAGTCAGGTCATCAGCTCAAGGTCGTCCCCATTTTCTGGTGTTTTCAACTAATCCAAATGCTGCTCCTCCTCctcctgctgctgctgctgctgcttcaTCTTCTACTCAGAGGAGTGGGGGTGAACCCACTCCTGAAGTCTCGGTTTCTGGTCAGGATTCTCCGATTATTGCTGTTGGAGAAGGTTCAGGACAACTACTTACTCAACCATCTTCTTTTCAAGCTGATGATTCTGCCTCTGGGTCAGGATCAAATGCTGCTGCTAATCAACTTGGGGCTTCGCCAAACAATAG GAGGATTCCTTCTCAATCTTCTCCTAACAATCAAGACAGAGCTGGCCCATCAGATTTTCAGTCTTTTTCAGAATCTATTAAGTCTCGACTTAATGCAATGTCAATGAG ATGCAAAGAATCTTTAACCAAGAGTTCAAGGGGTTGGAAGGAGAAATTTTTCTCTCGCAACAGTTCAACATCGGACAATGTTCCTGAATCTAGGAATGAAGTCAGTGCAGGTGCTGCCCCTGTATCAAACATGATGGAGCATCCGGAAACTACAGATAGCAGAACCAGTTCAGGTGTTGCCCCTGTATCACACATGATGGAGCATCTGGAAACTACAGATAGCAGAACCAGTTCTGCTGAATCAAATGCATTGGGGGGTAATTTACCTGTCGGACATGCTGAGCAGCATATACCTGAGACTGATGATACCCATTCTTTAAATGAGGATGATAGACAAGCCCCATGTGCTGCAAGTTCCGGTTCAAACTAA
- the LOC132603800 gene encoding DNA-directed RNA polymerase II subunit 4 gives MSGEEEENAAELKIGDEFLKAKCLMNCEVALILEHKYEQLQQMSDDPTNQISQVFEKSLQYVKRFSRYKNPDAVRQAREILSRYPLAEFELCVLGNLCPETVEEGIAMVPSIKNRGRALDEEAIEKMLTDLSLIKKFE, from the exons atgtcaggagaagaagaagaaaacgcCGCTGAGCTCAAGATTGGTGATG AGTTTTTGAAGGCCAAATGTCTTATGAATTGTGAAGTCGCATTGATTCTTGAACACAAGTATGAGCAGCTTCAGCAGATGTCTGATGATCCAACGAATCAGATTTCACA GGTATTTGAAAAGTCACTGCAATATGTGAAGCGTTTCAGTCGGTACAAGAACCCTGATGCTGTTAGACAAGCTCGAGA GATCCTAAGTAGGTATCCACTTGCTGAATTTGAG CTCTGCGTTCTTGGGAATCTTTGTCCAGAAACCGTTGAAGAAGGTATTGCCATGGTCCCATCCATCAAG AATAGAGGACGTGCACTTGACGAGGAAGCTATTGAGAAAATGCTAACAGACCTTTCTCTAATAAAGAAATTTGAGTAG
- the LOC132603787 gene encoding E3 ubiquitin-protein ligase RHF2A isoform X1 — protein MEKKLNSRMEEGKMSEDILTSAAAFVEGGIQDACDDACSICLEEFSDSDPSTVTGCKHEFHLQCILEWCQRSSQCPMCWQPLSLKDTNSQELLDAVEHERNIRMNPPRNTTIFHHPTLGDFELQHLPASATDSELEERIIQHLAAAAAMGRTRHLARREGPRGRSSAQGRPHFLVFSTHPNAPSPAGASSSTRRSGGEPTPEVLVSGQNSAIVSGQPVTQPSSFQADQVPASGSGSNVAVNQLGTSSNNRTPPPQSSPNNQDRAGPSDFQSFSESIKSRLSAMSMRYKESLTKSSRGWKEKFFSRNSSTTDHCAESRSEVSAAVATVSNLMEHVETTDSRASSAESNIPEDTLPVGLAEQHIPVIGDTHSLNEDNRQTPCAASSGSN, from the exons ATGGAAAAGAAACTTAACTCAAGA ATGGAGGAAGGCAAGATGTCTGAGGATATTTTAACTTCGGCTGCAGCATTTGTGGAAGGTGGAATTCAGGATGCCTGCGATGATGCTTGCAGCATATGCCTTGAAGAGTTTTCTGATAGTGATCCTTCTACT GTGACTGGTTGCAAGCATGAGTTCCATCTTCAGTGTATTCTTGAATG GTGTCAGAGAAGCTCCCAGTGCCCCATGTGTTGGCAGCCTCTCAGCTTGAAAGACACTAACAG CCAGGAATTGCTGGATGCAGTAGAGCACGAGCGAAACATCAGGATGAATCCTCCTAGAAACACCACAATCTTTCACCATCCGACTTTAGGAGATTTTGAATTGCAGCAT TTACCGGCAAGTGCAACTGATTCTGAGCTTGAAGAGCGTATCATTCAGCACTTAGCTGCTGCCGCTGCCATGGGAAGGACACGCCACCTTGCCAGAAGGGAAGGTCCGCGAGGTAGGTCATCAGCTCAAGGCCGTCCCCATTTTCTGGTGTTTTCAACTCATCCAAATGCTCCTTCTCCTGCTGGTGCTTCATCTTCTACTCGGAGGAGTGGGGGTGAACCCACTCCTGAAGTCTTGGTATCTGGTCAGAATTCTGCAATTGTTTCTGGACAACCAGTTACTCAACCATCTTCTTTTCAAGCTGATCAGGTTCCTGCCTCTGGGTCAGGATCAAATGTTGCTGTTAATCAGCTTGGGACGTCCTCAAACAATAG GACTCCTCCTCCTCAATCTTCTCCTAACAATCAAGACAGAGCTGGACCATCAGATTTTCAGTCGTTTTCAGAATCTATAAAGTCTCGACTTAGTGCAATGTCAATGAG ATACAAAGAATCTTTAACGAAGAGTTCAAGGGGTTGGAAAGAGAAATTTTTCTCTCGTAATAGTTCAACAACAGATCATTGTGCCGAATCTAGGAGTGAAGTCAGTGCCGCTGTTGCCACTGTATCAAACCTAATGGAGCATGTGGAAACAACAGATAGCAGAGCCAGTTCTGCTGAATCAAATATACCGGAGGATACTTTACCTGTCGGACTTGCTGAGCAGCATATACCTGTGATTGGTGATACCCATTCTTTAAATGAGGATAATAGGCAAACCCCATGTGCTGCAAGTTCTGGTTCGAACTAA
- the LOC132603787 gene encoding E3 ubiquitin-protein ligase RHF2A isoform X2, whose amino-acid sequence MEEGKMSEDILTSAAAFVEGGIQDACDDACSICLEEFSDSDPSTVTGCKHEFHLQCILEWCQRSSQCPMCWQPLSLKDTNSQELLDAVEHERNIRMNPPRNTTIFHHPTLGDFELQHLPASATDSELEERIIQHLAAAAAMGRTRHLARREGPRGRSSAQGRPHFLVFSTHPNAPSPAGASSSTRRSGGEPTPEVLVSGQNSAIVSGQPVTQPSSFQADQVPASGSGSNVAVNQLGTSSNNRTPPPQSSPNNQDRAGPSDFQSFSESIKSRLSAMSMRYKESLTKSSRGWKEKFFSRNSSTTDHCAESRSEVSAAVATVSNLMEHVETTDSRASSAESNIPEDTLPVGLAEQHIPVIGDTHSLNEDNRQTPCAASSGSN is encoded by the exons ATGGAGGAAGGCAAGATGTCTGAGGATATTTTAACTTCGGCTGCAGCATTTGTGGAAGGTGGAATTCAGGATGCCTGCGATGATGCTTGCAGCATATGCCTTGAAGAGTTTTCTGATAGTGATCCTTCTACT GTGACTGGTTGCAAGCATGAGTTCCATCTTCAGTGTATTCTTGAATG GTGTCAGAGAAGCTCCCAGTGCCCCATGTGTTGGCAGCCTCTCAGCTTGAAAGACACTAACAG CCAGGAATTGCTGGATGCAGTAGAGCACGAGCGAAACATCAGGATGAATCCTCCTAGAAACACCACAATCTTTCACCATCCGACTTTAGGAGATTTTGAATTGCAGCAT TTACCGGCAAGTGCAACTGATTCTGAGCTTGAAGAGCGTATCATTCAGCACTTAGCTGCTGCCGCTGCCATGGGAAGGACACGCCACCTTGCCAGAAGGGAAGGTCCGCGAGGTAGGTCATCAGCTCAAGGCCGTCCCCATTTTCTGGTGTTTTCAACTCATCCAAATGCTCCTTCTCCTGCTGGTGCTTCATCTTCTACTCGGAGGAGTGGGGGTGAACCCACTCCTGAAGTCTTGGTATCTGGTCAGAATTCTGCAATTGTTTCTGGACAACCAGTTACTCAACCATCTTCTTTTCAAGCTGATCAGGTTCCTGCCTCTGGGTCAGGATCAAATGTTGCTGTTAATCAGCTTGGGACGTCCTCAAACAATAG GACTCCTCCTCCTCAATCTTCTCCTAACAATCAAGACAGAGCTGGACCATCAGATTTTCAGTCGTTTTCAGAATCTATAAAGTCTCGACTTAGTGCAATGTCAATGAG ATACAAAGAATCTTTAACGAAGAGTTCAAGGGGTTGGAAAGAGAAATTTTTCTCTCGTAATAGTTCAACAACAGATCATTGTGCCGAATCTAGGAGTGAAGTCAGTGCCGCTGTTGCCACTGTATCAAACCTAATGGAGCATGTGGAAACAACAGATAGCAGAGCCAGTTCTGCTGAATCAAATATACCGGAGGATACTTTACCTGTCGGACTTGCTGAGCAGCATATACCTGTGATTGGTGATACCCATTCTTTAAATGAGGATAATAGGCAAACCCCATGTGCTGCAAGTTCTGGTTCGAACTAA